In Agrobacterium tumefaciens, a single genomic region encodes these proteins:
- the secY gene encoding preprotein translocase subunit SecY: MASAAEQLASNLNFSTFAKAEDLKKRLWFTLAALLVYRLGTHIPLPGLNPEAYAQAFRGQANGILGLFNMFAGGAVERMAIFALGIMPYISASIIVQLMTSVVPSLEALKKEGEAGRKIINQYTRYGTVLLGTLQAYGIAVGLESGNGLVVDPGLFFRISTVITLLGGTMFLMWLGEQITSRGIGNGISLIIFAGIAAGLPKALAGTLELGRTGALSTPLILMVVIVAIGVIALIVFVERAQRRLLIQYPKRQVGNRMFQGDTSHLPLKLNTAGVIPAIFASSLLLLPATAAGFAGNTNLPTWATSIIASLQHGQPLFMALYGLLIAFFAFFYTAIVFNPKDTADNLKKHGGFIPGIRPGERTAEYIDYVLTRITVVGAIYLVFVCILPETLIARTGIPLALGGTSLLIVVSVTLDTVAQIQGHLIAQQYEGLIKKSKLRGGKRGR; encoded by the coding sequence ATGGCTTCAGCAGCGGAACAACTGGCTTCGAACCTGAATTTTTCGACCTTCGCTAAGGCGGAGGATCTGAAAAAGCGTCTCTGGTTTACTCTTGCCGCACTTCTCGTCTACCGTCTCGGCACCCATATTCCGCTTCCGGGTCTGAACCCCGAAGCCTATGCGCAGGCCTTCCGTGGCCAGGCCAACGGTATTCTCGGTCTTTTCAACATGTTTGCGGGCGGCGCTGTCGAGCGCATGGCGATCTTCGCCCTCGGCATCATGCCTTACATCTCCGCTTCGATCATCGTGCAGCTCATGACCTCGGTCGTGCCCTCGCTCGAAGCGTTGAAGAAGGAAGGCGAAGCCGGCCGCAAGATCATCAACCAGTATACGCGCTACGGCACGGTGCTGCTCGGCACGCTGCAGGCCTATGGCATTGCGGTCGGCCTTGAAAGCGGCAACGGTCTCGTGGTCGATCCGGGCCTGTTCTTCCGCATTTCCACCGTCATCACGCTGCTTGGCGGCACGATGTTCCTGATGTGGCTCGGCGAGCAGATCACATCGCGCGGTATTGGCAACGGTATTTCGCTGATCATCTTCGCTGGCATCGCCGCAGGCCTGCCCAAGGCTCTTGCCGGCACGCTGGAACTCGGCCGCACCGGCGCGCTGTCGACCCCGCTCATCCTGATGGTTGTCATCGTGGCCATCGGCGTCATTGCCCTCATCGTCTTCGTGGAGCGCGCCCAGCGTCGTCTCCTCATACAATATCCGAAGCGACAGGTCGGCAATCGGATGTTCCAGGGCGATACCTCGCATCTGCCGCTGAAACTGAACACGGCCGGCGTCATCCCCGCGATCTTCGCATCGTCGCTGCTGCTCCTGCCGGCAACGGCTGCAGGTTTTGCCGGTAACACCAACCTGCCGACCTGGGCGACCTCGATCATCGCGTCGCTGCAGCATGGCCAGCCGTTGTTCATGGCGCTCTATGGTCTGTTGATCGCGTTCTTCGCATTCTTCTACACGGCAATCGTGTTCAATCCGAAGGATACGGCTGACAATCTCAAGAAGCATGGTGGCTTCATTCCAGGCATTCGTCCGGGTGAGCGTACCGCGGAATACATCGATTACGTCCTGACCCGCATCACTGTGGTCGGCGCGATTTATCTGGTCTTCGTGTGTATCCTTCCTGAGACACTTATCGCACGTACGGGCATTCCATTAGCCCTTGGTGGTACTTCGCTTTTGATCGTTGTCAGTGTAACTCTGGATACGGTTGCGCAGATTCAGGGTCACCTGATCGCCCAGCAGTATGAAGGTCTGATCAAGAAGTCGAAGTTGCGTGGAGGAAAGAGGGGACGATGA
- the rplO gene encoding 50S ribosomal protein L15, translating to MKLNEIRDNEGSSKDRIRVGRGIGSGKGKTGGRGVKGQKARSGVAINGFEGGQMPIYRRLPKRGFNNIFGSEYAVVSLGRIQTAIDAKKLDASATIDAAALKAAGVIRRVKDGVRILADGELKAKVAFEVAGASKPALEKIEKAGGSIKLLVVAAEASE from the coding sequence ATGAAACTCAATGAAATCAGAGACAACGAAGGCTCTTCCAAGGACCGTATCCGCGTAGGTCGCGGTATCGGTTCTGGCAAGGGCAAGACCGGTGGTCGCGGTGTGAAGGGTCAGAAGGCTCGTTCGGGCGTCGCCATCAACGGCTTCGAAGGCGGTCAGATGCCAATCTACCGTCGTCTGCCGAAGCGCGGCTTTAACAACATTTTCGGTTCCGAATATGCTGTTGTGTCGCTCGGCCGCATTCAGACCGCCATCGACGCCAAGAAGCTTGACGCTTCCGCAACGATCGATGCTGCTGCCCTCAAGGCTGCCGGCGTCATCCGCCGCGTCAAGGACGGCGTGCGCATTTTGGCCGACGGCGAGCTGAAGGCCAAGGTTGCCTTCGAAGTTGCCGGCGCTTCCAAGCCCGCACTCGAAAAGATTGAGAAGGCCGGCGGCTCGATCAAGCTTCTCGTGGTTGCAGCTGAAGCCTCCGAGTAA
- the rpmD gene encoding 50S ribosomal protein L30: protein MAKKTTEAKKTVTVEQIGSPIRRPAIQRQTLVGLGLNKMHRQRTLEDTPAVRGMIRAVQHLVRVVDEK from the coding sequence ATGGCCAAGAAGACTACTGAAGCCAAGAAGACTGTCACGGTCGAACAGATCGGCAGCCCTATTCGCCGCCCGGCAATCCAGCGTCAGACGCTGGTCGGTCTGGGTCTCAACAAGATGCATCGTCAGCGCACCCTGGAAGATACTCCGGCGGTTCGCGGCATGATCCGTGCGGTCCAGCATCTCGTTCGCGTCGTTGACGAGAAGTGA